A single genomic interval of Macadamia integrifolia cultivar HAES 741 chromosome 6, SCU_Mint_v3, whole genome shotgun sequence harbors:
- the LOC122082654 gene encoding uncharacterized protein LOC122082654 — MVFGDAYATGNLGVASAQDFDDIEAVNTVDIEQFSHSPSTPVHISMNDPFHEDTHTPTQTTTKRSLDRTPTGRRKKSANKGDRHVKDLYGQYLSMKIEKASSTSVTSPVRGGVGASCPRDFSVSACEAVISSIQDISKEIYLKATSRMCTDPSWRELFVCAEPAKRIWLLDALD, encoded by the coding sequence atggtatttggggatgcatatgctacaggtaacttaggggttgcCAGTGCTCAAGATTTTGATGACATCGAAGCTGTTAATacagttgatattgagcaaTTCTCTCACTCCCCCAGTACCCCGGTGCATATAAGCATGAATGACCccttccatgaggatactcatactccaactcagaccaccacaaaacgaagtcttgataggacacctacgggacgaagaaaaaagagcgccaataagggagatagACACGTGAAGGACTTGTATGGGCAGTATTTATCcatgaaaattgagaaagcatccagtacttctgtaacatctcctgttcgtggtggggtaggtgcatcttgtcctcgagatttcagtgtgagtgcatgtgaggcggtgATATCCTCCATACAggatatatcaaaggagatatatttgaaggccaccagtcgtatgtgtactgatcctagttggagggagttgtttgtctgtgcagagcctgcGAAGAGGATTTGGCTTTTAGATGCGTTGGATTAG
- the LOC122081665 gene encoding alpha-terpineol synthase, chloroplastic-like: MALNLNILSIPSYSSKAGFIHHRSLPQRPLTHQSMISSNIKCLQTTHSIDDPTIIRRSANYQRSIWDFDFIQSLKSDYKWETYKSKTNKLEEEVRHRFNDDGTMRQLLGLLELIDDIERLGLGYLFEEEIKKTLDTIMCMEDIKESLHATALRFRLLRQHGHEVNQDTFNHLKDEMGNYMASYFADVNGILSFYEACHLAAEGENILEEAKQFTRTVLKGMKDNIDSNLEKQVNHALELPLHKRITKLEAELERGDALKSIQSYMYETGASEDMAREQVGHMIDETWKKMNTDVIKNEFLLSQPFIKTAINLARMSLCIYQYGDGHGVFDDENKNRAESLLFEPIPLLMDA; the protein is encoded by the exons atggCTCTCAATCTCAATATCCTGTCTATCCCTTCTTACTCCTCCAAAGCTGGCTTCATCCATCATAGAAGTCTCCCGCAAAGACCTCTTACCCATCAATCCATGATTTCATCAAACATCAAATGCCTTCAAACCACTCATTCCATTGATGACCCAACAATTATTAGGCGATCCGCAAACTATCAGCGTAGCATCtgggattttgattttattcaaTCCTTAAAGAGTGATTACAAG TGGGAGACCTACAAGAGCAAAACCAATAAATTGGAAGAGGAAGTGAGGCATAGGTTTAATGATGATGGAACCATGAGGCAGTTGTTGGGTCTGCTCGAGTTGATTGATGACATTGAGAGACTTGGGTTAGGGTACCTCTttgaagaagagatcaagaaaaCCCTGGACACCATAATGTGCATGGAAGATATAAAGGAGAGTCTCCATGCCACAGCTCTTCGGTTTAGGCTCCTTAGACAACATGGGCATGAGGTAAACCAAG ATACGTTCAATCACTTGAAAGACGAGATGGGCAATTACATGGCTAGCTATTTTGCAGATGTAAATGGAATACTAAGTTTCTATGAAGCTTGTCACCTTGCTGCAGAAGGTGAAAATATCTTGGAGGAGGCCAAACAGTTTACAAGGACAGTTCTAAAGGGAATGAAGGATAATATAGACTCAAACCTAGAAAAACAAGTGAATCATGCTTTGGAGCTTCCTCTTCACAAGAGGATAACAAAGTTGGAG gctgaattagagagaGGTGATGCACTGAAATCAATCCAATCATACATGTATGAAACTGGTGCTTCTGAAGATATGGCTCGTGAACAAGTAGGACATATGATTGATGAAACATGGAAGAAGATGAATACAGATGTAATCAAAAATGAATTTCTTCTGTCTCAACCTTTTATCAAGACAGCAATAAATCTTGCTCGTATGTCACTATGCATATATCAATATGGAGATGGCCATGGTGTTTTTGATGATGAGAACAAGAATCGAGCTGAATCATTGTTGTTTGAACCTATTCCATTGTTGATGGATGCTTAA